A region from the Rosa rugosa chromosome 6, drRosRugo1.1, whole genome shotgun sequence genome encodes:
- the LOC133715669 gene encoding uncharacterized protein LOC133715669: protein MFYKYSTHSAALVSSTILSISRTSESMGREREMEVREDDHEDDTTKALYEAAVAGSVSSFKTLIQKDRLILDEVSLTHFSETPLHISALLGNIDFTKAILTHNWRLATVRDSLKRLPLLLAADEGQKEIVQALLKAYPAACLFPDQYGRIPLHYAAMRGHAEVLVELMHTMPKSVMLRVLDRGDTVFHLCVTYNQLECLKLLVKEVGDNRDLLNARAGCDGGMTILELAVMLRQTETIKYLLSLPVVREEAKKDGKKGRKSENKVNGKCCNSGTWVEEKRGMLMVVATMISTMTFQATINPPGGFWQEMNTNSTFDGATICSATKPCVAGTAVSSYIHRDYFNNFQTYNAICFLFSLSITLLLISGFPLRKRVLVWLLSIVMCLTLTFLALTFSEGAKMVVPKSVNSEYTTAIRIVSSVTLFWVPLLGLVGLYNVIRLLIWLVKLLWRIIFPKKEVTINDNFPPPISPHGSSSNV, encoded by the exons ATGTTCTATAAGTACTCCACCCACTCGGCTGCTCTTGTTTCAAGTACAATCCTTTCCATTTCGAGAACAAGTGAATcaatggggagagagagagagatggaggttAGAGAAGACGACCATGAAGACGATACAACAAAAGCACTCTATGAGGCAGCAGTTGCAGGCTCAGTATCATCTTTTAAAACATTGATCCAGAAAGACCGTCTCATCCTCGACGAAGTTTCACTCACTCACTTCAGTGAAACTCCCCTCCACATCTCAGCTCTGCTCGGCAACATTGATTTCACCAAGGCTATTCTTACCCATAACTGGAGACTTGCCACCGTGAGGGACTCCTTGAAACGCCTGCCGCTTCTCTTGGCAGCTGACGAGGGCCAAAAGGAGATTGTTCAAGCTCTTCTGAAAGCCTACCCGGCCGCTTGCTTGTTTCCTGATCAGTATGGAAGAATCCCTCTTCACTATGCCGCTATGAGAGGACACGCTGAGGTCTTAGTTGAGTTGATGCACACAATGCCCAAATCAGTCATGTTAAGGGTTCTTGATAGAGGAGACACGGTTTTCCACTTATGTGTTACTTATAACCAATTAGAGTGCTTGAAGCTATTGGTGAAAGAGGTAGGGGACAATAGAGACCTCCTCAATGCTAGAGCTGGATGCGATGGTGGTATGACCATCCTCGAATTAGCTGTGATGCTAAGGCAAACTGAG ACAATAAAATACTTGCTCTCGCTGCCTGTTGTACGAGAAGAAGCAAAGAAAGATGGAAAAAAGGGAAGGAAAAGTGAAAATAAGGTGAATGGGAAATGCTGTAACAGTGGGACTTGGGTGGAAGAGAAACGCGGCATGCTGATGGTTGTGGCTACCATGATCTCAACAATGACATTCCAAGCTACAATTAACCCACCAGGTGGGTTCTGGCAAGAAATGAACACCAATTCGACTTTTGATGGAGCAACTATTTGCAGTGCAACAAAGCCTTGTGTTGCCGGAACTGCAGTCTCAAGCTACATACATAGAGATTACTTCAACAACTTCCAGACTTACAATGCCATATGcttccttttttctttgagCATCACTCTTTTGCTTATAAGCGGATTTCCTCTCCGTAAACGAGTACTTGTCTGGCTCTTGTCAATAGTCATGTGTCTCACTCTCACATTCTTGGCGCTGACCTTCAGTGAAGGTGCAAAGATGGTAGTACCCAAAAGTGTTAATTCTGAATATACTACCGCTATCAGGATTGTGAGTTCTGTCACATTGTTTTGGGTTCCGCTACTTGGACTGGTTGGTTTATATAACGTTATTCGACTTCTCATTTGGCTCGTAAAGCTGTTGTGGCGCATAATCTTTCCCAAAAAGGAGGTGACGATCAACGACAATTTTCCGCCTCCCATAAGCCCACATGGTAGCAGTTCGAACGTCTAA